One segment of Trichlorobacter ammonificans DNA contains the following:
- a CDS encoding putative bifunctional diguanylate cyclase/phosphodiesterase, which yields MTVLRKFILFTSTTLKRFIFTATLIVSSVTFISVIVISSWIFLQQAQDISDRNSQTIARQIQVSLAKAMAKGLTREDLDKILEEHRQHLPKEFSVILHRRPEAGAPLPAAAGEAGHLNATFTSGATVHRRTLNSFEHIFPFKAEDRCLGCHPGARPGEVLGVLDIREDFREMRDDTVRRGLYSFFLLMPIPLLMALSVSRFVNRHVGDAVTRLDEKVQSVTRVSDLTQVGMEIEAESEILRFGELETVFSGFGAFVQRIKDVAVGKEMLEFEIKVLERFIITGDSIRDWKERVSYLLEEINKVMPAYALFCIFQIEDESYDIEVFWASPPSPLTRSIMEEIIRNQADHENLRCRPGATIQVIHNISSETGAPLELDRHEIELETKSLYLERPQIGGVVGIGVQSQIMMDPIRSLVINSILTTLLNVVGSIKAIYKYTRDLEYYATRDPLTNLYNQRVFWELLGYEIGRAKRHSYTFGLLVIDLDNFKHINDTYGHLVGDKYLGQIADTIHDCLRQGDILSRYGGDEFAIVLPETDQEQVYMVADRIREAMESLTMVSADGSKIRGTASIGYAVFPEHAENEKDLFMFADNMTYKAKGLGKNCIIVPTNDDVVEVFQKSNEMSRMLMQALEERQIIPYFQPIVATDSGLIACHEVLCRIVVDGKVVPASEFIEIAERLTVVSRLDAILMEKVFEKARTVGYDGYLFVNLSPKSLILKEFVPSVIKLANRYQIRHDRVVFEITERETVKNMTLLEHFVQDLKLEGFKFAIDDFGSGFSSFQYIRRLPIDFVKIEGLFVRNMLGDAKDMAFVKTLAVLAREFGIQTIAEYIESDEVLSAVRELGIDYAQGYFTGRPGPEFVMQRQKG from the coding sequence ATGACAGTGCTCAGAAAATTCATACTCTTTACCTCCACCACCCTGAAGCGGTTTATCTTCACGGCAACCCTGATCGTTTCTTCCGTAACGTTTATTTCCGTCATCGTAATCTCGTCCTGGATATTCCTGCAGCAGGCCCAGGATATCTCCGACCGCAATTCCCAGACCATAGCCCGCCAGATTCAGGTGTCCCTGGCCAAGGCCATGGCGAAGGGGCTTACCCGCGAAGATCTGGACAAAATTCTGGAGGAGCACCGGCAGCACCTGCCGAAGGAGTTCAGCGTCATCCTGCACCGCAGGCCGGAAGCCGGCGCACCGCTCCCGGCTGCCGCCGGTGAGGCAGGCCACCTGAACGCGACATTCACCAGTGGTGCCACCGTCCACCGGCGTACCCTGAACAGCTTCGAGCATATCTTTCCCTTCAAGGCCGAGGATCGCTGCCTGGGCTGCCATCCGGGGGCACGGCCGGGGGAGGTGCTGGGGGTGCTGGATATCCGGGAAGACTTCCGCGAGATGCGTGACGATACGGTGCGTCGGGGGCTCTACAGCTTCTTCCTGCTGATGCCGATCCCTCTGCTGATGGCGCTGTCGGTCTCCCGTTTCGTCAACCGTCACGTGGGGGATGCCGTCACCCGTCTGGATGAGAAAGTTCAGTCTGTTACCCGCGTCTCCGACCTGACCCAGGTGGGAATGGAGATCGAGGCGGAAAGCGAGATTCTCCGGTTCGGTGAGCTGGAGACGGTGTTTAGCGGTTTCGGTGCCTTTGTCCAGCGGATCAAGGATGTGGCGGTGGGCAAAGAGATGCTGGAGTTCGAGATCAAGGTGCTGGAGCGCTTCATCATCACCGGTGACTCCATTCGGGACTGGAAGGAGCGGGTCAGCTACCTGCTGGAAGAGATCAACAAGGTCATGCCGGCCTACGCCCTGTTCTGCATTTTCCAGATCGAGGACGAAAGCTACGATATCGAGGTTTTCTGGGCCTCGCCGCCATCGCCGCTCACCCGCAGCATCATGGAGGAGATCATCCGCAACCAGGCCGACCACGAAAATCTGCGCTGCCGGCCCGGTGCCACCATCCAGGTTATTCACAATATCTCGTCAGAAACGGGAGCGCCGCTTGAGCTCGACCGTCATGAGATCGAGCTGGAGACCAAGTCCCTCTACCTTGAGCGGCCCCAGATCGGCGGCGTGGTGGGGATCGGTGTGCAGTCCCAGATCATGATGGATCCGATCCGCTCCCTGGTGATCAACAGCATCCTGACCACCCTGCTCAACGTGGTGGGCTCCATTAAGGCGATCTACAAATATACCCGCGACCTGGAATACTACGCCACCCGCGATCCACTGACCAACCTCTACAACCAGCGGGTCTTCTGGGAACTGCTGGGGTACGAGATCGGTCGTGCCAAGCGTCATTCCTACACCTTCGGCCTGCTGGTGATCGACTTGGACAATTTCAAGCATATCAACGACACCTACGGTCATCTGGTGGGGGACAAGTATCTAGGCCAGATTGCCGACACCATCCACGATTGTCTCCGGCAAGGTGACATCCTGTCCCGCTACGGCGGTGATGAGTTCGCCATCGTGTTGCCGGAAACCGACCAGGAGCAGGTCTACATGGTGGCGGACCGGATCAGGGAGGCCATGGAGTCGCTGACCATGGTCAGTGCTGACGGCTCCAAGATCAGAGGCACCGCTTCAATCGGTTATGCGGTTTTTCCGGAACATGCCGAAAATGAGAAAGACCTGTTCATGTTCGCCGATAACATGACCTACAAGGCAAAGGGACTGGGGAAAAACTGTATCATCGTCCCCACCAACGACGATGTGGTGGAGGTATTCCAGAAAAGCAACGAGATGTCGCGGATGCTGATGCAGGCTTTGGAGGAGCGGCAGATCATTCCCTATTTCCAGCCGATTGTGGCTACCGACAGCGGCCTTATCGCCTGTCACGAGGTGCTCTGCCGGATCGTGGTGGACGGCAAGGTGGTGCCGGCATCGGAGTTCATTGAAATAGCCGAGCGACTGACCGTGGTCAGCCGGCTTGACGCCATCCTGATGGAGAAGGTTTTTGAAAAAGCCCGTACCGTCGGGTACGACGGCTACCTGTTCGTGAATCTTTCGCCCAAGTCGCTGATTTTGAAAGAGTTTGTTCCCTCGGTCATTAAGCTGGCCAATCGCTACCAAATCCGCCATGACCGGGTGGTCTTCGAAATCACCGAGCGGGAAACGGTCAAGAACATGACCCTGCTGGAGCACTTCGTACAGGATCTCAAGCTGGAGGGGTTCAAGTTCGCCATTGACGATTTTGGCTCAGGATTCTCCTCGTTCCAGTATATCCGGCGCCTGCCCATCGACTTCGTCAAGATCGAGGGATTGTTCGTGCGCAACATGCTGGGAGATGCCAAGGACATGGCTTTCGTCAAGACACTGGCGGTGCTGGCCCGGGAGTTCGGTATCCAGACCATTGCCGAATACATCGAAAGCGACGAGGTGCTGAGCGCGGTCAGGGAACTGGGTATCGACTATGCCCAGGGATATTTTACCGGCAGACCCGGCCCGGAATTCGTAATGCAGCGACAGAAGGGATAG
- the moaA gene encoding GTP 3',8-cyclase MoaA produces MRDQFGRKINYLRLSVTDRCNMRCFYCMPAEGVEKVGHEAVLSFEELFLIAETSVSLGIEKIRITGGEPLVRAGITGFLEQLSALPGLRHMALTTNGLMLRQMAGELYRAGVQRLNVSLDSLKPSVFAEITRGGNLHAVLAGLDTAVSVGFPPPKINVVIMRGVNDGEILDFVELTRSRGNAVRFIEYMPVVKEEGWQRYCISGVEIVARIADHYPLETIDKGVYAGPSRDFRIPGAEGSIGIITAVSGHFCSDCNRIRVTARGQAKGCLFSNEKTDLVPFLRPPDPEGLTTALRRIVATKPEGHGITCDGYSHTNFTMAQVGG; encoded by the coding sequence ATGCGTGATCAATTCGGACGTAAAATCAATTATCTGCGGCTGTCGGTCACCGACCGTTGCAACATGCGCTGTTTCTACTGCATGCCGGCCGAGGGGGTGGAAAAGGTCGGTCATGAAGCGGTACTTTCCTTTGAAGAGCTGTTTTTGATCGCCGAAACATCCGTTTCCCTCGGTATTGAAAAGATTCGCATTACCGGTGGTGAACCGCTGGTCCGGGCCGGTATCACCGGGTTCCTGGAACAGCTCTCCGCTCTTCCCGGCCTGCGCCACATGGCACTGACCACGAACGGCTTGATGCTGCGGCAGATGGCTGGCGAACTCTACCGGGCCGGTGTGCAGCGGCTGAATGTCAGTCTCGATTCACTGAAACCGTCCGTTTTTGCGGAAATCACGCGGGGCGGGAACCTGCATGCGGTGCTGGCGGGCCTGGATACGGCTGTCTCCGTCGGCTTTCCTCCTCCCAAGATCAATGTCGTGATCATGAGGGGGGTTAATGACGGCGAAATACTCGACTTCGTGGAACTGACCCGCAGCCGTGGCAACGCGGTGCGGTTCATCGAATACATGCCGGTGGTAAAGGAGGAAGGATGGCAGCGTTACTGCATTTCCGGCGTTGAGATCGTGGCCCGCATTGCCGACCACTACCCTCTCGAAACCATTGACAAGGGAGTCTATGCCGGTCCTTCCCGCGATTTCCGCATACCGGGTGCCGAAGGGAGCATTGGCATCATTACGGCCGTGTCCGGTCACTTCTGCAGCGACTGTAACCGGATCAGAGTCACCGCACGGGGGCAGGCCAAGGGTTGTCTCTTCTCCAACGAGAAAACCGATCTGGTGCCGTTTCTGCGCCCGCCGGACCCGGAGGGGCTGACTACGGCACTGCGCAGAATTGTTGCCACAAAACCGGAAGGGCACGGCATAACCTGCGACGGCTATTCGCACACGAATTTTACCATGGCACAGGTGGGAGGCTAG
- a CDS encoding cation diffusion facilitator family transporter: MTALDQTISRRLIIAILLTGSTFAAEIVGGIWANSLALLSDAGHLFLDLFALLLSLGAIKLAAQPPTARHSFGWHRAEVLAAFLNGLTVLVMALVILYEGGKRMVAPEEVKTVPMLIIAVLGLLANLLAARGLHDHAHDDLNVKSAFLHVLGDAVASLGVIVGALVMLFTGWYQLDALISIAIGLLIMVGAWRVLRDAVHILMEGVPPGMSLEQVAQRIKEVEGVADLHHLNLWSVCSHIIALSVHVEVQPGHEEERGSLLHRIEQVLARDFHITHTTIQLECSSCNGGPLFKPMRHIRREHRHQ, from the coding sequence ATGACCGCCCTTGACCAGACCATATCACGTCGGCTCATCATTGCCATCCTGCTCACCGGCAGCACCTTTGCCGCCGAGATTGTCGGCGGGATATGGGCCAACTCCCTGGCGCTGCTCTCCGACGCCGGCCACCTCTTTCTCGACCTCTTTGCCCTGCTACTCTCCCTGGGGGCCATCAAACTGGCGGCTCAGCCCCCCACTGCCCGTCATTCGTTTGGTTGGCACCGGGCGGAGGTTCTGGCAGCGTTCCTGAACGGCCTGACGGTACTGGTTATGGCACTGGTAATCCTCTACGAGGGAGGCAAGCGCATGGTCGCCCCCGAAGAGGTCAAGACGGTACCGATGCTGATCATTGCCGTGCTGGGGCTGCTAGCCAACCTGCTGGCGGCCAGGGGGCTGCACGACCATGCCCACGACGATCTGAACGTTAAAAGTGCCTTTCTTCATGTGCTGGGGGACGCCGTTGCCTCCCTGGGAGTCATTGTCGGCGCGCTTGTCATGCTTTTTACCGGCTGGTATCAGCTCGATGCACTCATTTCCATCGCCATCGGCCTGCTGATCATGGTCGGAGCCTGGCGGGTCCTGCGGGATGCCGTCCATATCCTGATGGAGGGGGTCCCACCCGGCATGTCGCTGGAGCAGGTTGCTCAGCGCATCAAGGAGGTGGAAGGGGTGGCGGACCTGCATCACCTCAACCTCTGGTCAGTCTGCTCCCATATCATCGCTCTCTCGGTTCACGTGGAGGTGCAGCCGGGCCACGAAGAGGAGCGGGGAAGCCTGCTGCACCGGATCGAACAGGTTCTGGCCCGCGACTTTCACATCACCCATACCACCATTCAGCTGGAATGCAGCTCCTGCAACGGTGGCCCACTCTTCAAGCCGATGCGCCATATCCGGCGCGAACATCGCCATCAGTGA
- a CDS encoding SiaB family protein kinase produces MDLYNLREQFAESGMMICFNGPFSHSIIEEIGTALRNHLAAENIGKAAVLDVFAVYIELAQNVRNYLTLRELSKSEAASSIITIARWGDGGYAISSGNMVLRADSEALCARITEINALTPEELKRQYKEVMRREVPSDSLGAGLGLLEIAKRSAAPMVCSTRNVNDQFVFFSLTAYI; encoded by the coding sequence ATGGATCTGTACAACCTGCGTGAACAGTTTGCCGAGTCGGGCATGATGATCTGTTTCAATGGTCCGTTTTCCCACAGCATCATCGAGGAGATCGGAACGGCCCTCCGCAATCACCTGGCGGCCGAGAACATCGGCAAGGCAGCGGTGCTGGATGTGTTTGCCGTGTACATCGAACTTGCCCAGAACGTGCGTAACTATCTCACCCTGCGGGAGTTGTCCAAAAGCGAGGCGGCCTCTTCCATCATTACCATTGCCCGCTGGGGCGACGGCGGGTACGCCATTTCGTCCGGTAACATGGTACTGCGTGCCGACAGTGAAGCGCTCTGTGCGAGGATTACCGAGATCAACGCCTTGACGCCGGAGGAGCTGAAACGCCAGTACAAGGAGGTCATGCGCCGGGAGGTACCGTCCGATTCCCTGGGGGCGGGACTCGGTCTGCTGGAGATCGCCAAGCGTTCCGCGGCGCCCATGGTCTGCTCGACACGGAATGTCAACGACCAGTTCGTCTTTTTCAGCCTGACTGCCTATATCTGA
- a CDS encoding diguanylate cyclase, translated as MIKAKKKKSQAAPPSDATLLRMEAVLAAPPAERAELLAEYSALSDSYGKLYHQLYKTLAISDTYQQELKEVTQKLEHAALKLRQLSEVALPICMYCHKVRTDDDYWQRLESYFSSHVDIMFSHGICPDCIKSTYSRLGEREQAADPTVCSRPGRQQRNDVAADEPLQEMKVLLQRITGDGNPLAPELEKIVSRYAKLLRRFNKIVTISDSYQFQLRDLNMRLELMVRTDILTGLANRMEMLNQLGIEVKRSERHHKTFSLLLGDLDLFKQINDTFGHLAGDRVLRQVASRLRDKLRSEDVCARWGGEEFMILLPETSLDQAVVVAEKLAAAVREKEIVWDRQPIRITISFGVGEFSVGSSIDEFIQRVDNALYVAKNTGRNRVERATSPRSRP; from the coding sequence ATGATCAAGGCCAAGAAAAAAAAGAGTCAGGCGGCACCACCGTCCGACGCGACGCTGCTCCGGATGGAAGCGGTGCTTGCCGCCCCCCCGGCGGAGCGAGCCGAGTTGCTGGCGGAGTATTCTGCCCTGTCCGACAGCTACGGCAAGCTGTATCATCAACTGTACAAAACCCTGGCTATCAGCGACACCTACCAGCAGGAACTGAAGGAAGTAACGCAGAAGCTGGAGCATGCGGCCCTCAAACTGCGTCAGTTGAGCGAGGTGGCGCTGCCGATCTGCATGTACTGCCACAAGGTACGGACGGACGACGACTACTGGCAGCGGCTGGAAAGCTATTTCAGCAGCCATGTTGACATCATGTTCAGCCATGGCATCTGTCCCGACTGTATCAAGAGTACCTACAGCAGGTTGGGAGAGCGGGAGCAGGCAGCCGATCCGACCGTCTGTTCCCGGCCGGGCCGCCAGCAACGAAATGACGTGGCCGCTGATGAGCCGCTGCAGGAGATGAAGGTACTGCTGCAACGGATAACCGGCGACGGCAATCCCCTGGCTCCGGAGCTGGAGAAGATCGTCTCCCGGTACGCGAAATTGCTGCGGCGCTTCAACAAGATCGTCACCATCAGCGATTCCTACCAGTTTCAACTGCGTGATCTGAACATGCGGCTAGAGCTGATGGTGCGCACCGACATCCTTACCGGACTGGCCAACCGAATGGAGATGCTCAACCAGCTCGGCATCGAAGTGAAACGGTCGGAGCGTCACCATAAGACTTTTTCCCTGCTCCTGGGTGACTTGGACTTGTTCAAGCAGATCAACGATACCTTCGGTCACCTGGCCGGTGACCGGGTGCTGCGCCAAGTGGCGAGCCGGTTGCGGGACAAGCTGCGCAGCGAGGATGTCTGCGCCCGCTGGGGCGGTGAGGAGTTTATGATCCTGCTGCCGGAAACTTCACTGGATCAGGCGGTGGTGGTGGCGGAAAAGCTGGCCGCCGCGGTCCGTGAAAAGGAGATCGTCTGGGACCGGCAACCGATACGGATAACCATCAGCTTCGGTGTGGGCGAGTTCAGTGTTGGCAGCAGCATTGACGAATTCATCCAGCGTGTCGACAATGCGCTGTACGTGGCCAAGAATACCGGCAGGAACCGGGTTGAAAGAGCGACGTCGCCGCGGTCCCGGCCATGA
- a CDS encoding LptE family protein, which yields MLLLTLVAGCGYRFTADQGARLAAGSTVWVPFFRNTTVYPLGSVALKRALFEQFAAQRGIMAASSPETADLLLEGTLIGYQSTAVSYTAADTAREYRLTINAEITVRRRGDAAGTPPFWKGSLTAWQEYPASSSLEQQRRSEDAALEAAARKLAQQAIWQMEQQY from the coding sequence GTGCTGCTGCTCACCCTGGTGGCGGGATGCGGGTACCGCTTTACCGCTGATCAGGGGGCGCGGCTTGCGGCGGGCAGCACGGTCTGGGTGCCGTTCTTCAGGAACACCACCGTGTACCCGCTTGGCAGCGTGGCGCTCAAGCGGGCGCTGTTTGAGCAGTTTGCGGCCCAGCGCGGTATCATGGCCGCATCATCACCGGAAACTGCCGATCTGCTGCTTGAAGGAACCTTGATCGGCTATCAGTCAACGGCCGTGAGCTATACGGCCGCCGATACGGCGCGGGAATACCGCCTGACCATCAATGCTGAAATCACGGTGCGGCGTCGGGGAGATGCCGCCGGCACGCCTCCCTTCTGGAAGGGCTCACTGACCGCCTGGCAGGAGTATCCGGCTTCTTCCTCCCTCGAACAACAACGCAGAAGCGAGGATGCCGCCCTTGAGGCTGCGGCCCGCAAGCTGGCGCAGCAGGCGATCTGGCAGATGGAGCAGCAGTACTGA
- a CDS encoding SpoIIE family protein phosphatase, whose amino-acid sequence MKHLNLRTKFMLIIAAVFMLAAVAVLYSFSVITSRIVNEFALRVASRQALHDRNKILAIIDREVALSLKLADDGIIRRWVATGRSGEYQAAALEQLESYRRFFRNHNYFVARSVDLRYFNADHSAPPARPHTSVLSTDRTADSWYFDTLRKVETFALNLDYNILIRQAKLWINVIIRDDAGRKIGVGGTGLDLSSFLNEIVQNAETGTSTILIDGRGVIQAHRDQALVERNAQEQDAAKKITIFSLMRDGAAAEQLKISLRELAEKRQQVAVFPLELTGGRALAAAAYMPEIGWYNLVLVDVSHVLGSATFYPIMLISVLSLALVVAVIGYQVHRLVLQPLKQLNDASHAVAAGTYDVALPVRQQDEIGVLTESFNSMAATVRDHTAHLEERVRQRTAELTRVNEQLEASQARITESLQYARVIQASILPDPRRLDRVFREWSVLYQPCDIVGGDLYWLREPREGIALLAVLDCTGHGVPGAFMTMTVNAVLNHIVDTVCADDPSRILRETSRLLQETLRLRQDGDSLVDAGLDIGLCCIDTGQHRLSFAGAGISLYCVENGELREIRGDRQRVGYSGSDPAFVYRTSHLDLTAAACLYLTTDGFLDEGGGPHGYGFGSSRFRELLTEQPTLPLVRRTELFEQRITEWRGSRRQRDDITIFGFRL is encoded by the coding sequence ATGAAGCATTTGAACCTCAGAACAAAGTTCATGCTGATCATTGCTGCGGTCTTCATGCTCGCCGCCGTTGCCGTACTCTATTCGTTCTCGGTCATTACCAGCCGTATCGTCAATGAGTTCGCATTGCGGGTCGCCAGCAGGCAGGCGCTCCACGACCGGAACAAGATCCTGGCGATCATTGACCGTGAAGTGGCCCTGTCCCTCAAGCTTGCCGATGACGGGATCATCAGGCGCTGGGTCGCGACGGGTCGGAGCGGGGAATACCAGGCGGCAGCACTGGAACAGCTTGAAAGCTACCGACGGTTTTTTCGTAACCATAACTACTTCGTGGCCCGCAGCGTTGATCTGCGGTATTTCAATGCCGACCACTCAGCGCCACCGGCCCGGCCCCATACCTCGGTATTGAGCACGGACCGGACCGCCGATTCCTGGTATTTTGACACCTTGCGCAAAGTTGAAACCTTTGCGCTGAACCTTGACTACAATATTTTGATCCGCCAGGCAAAGCTCTGGATCAACGTGATCATCCGGGATGACGCGGGGCGCAAGATCGGCGTCGGCGGCACCGGTCTGGATCTGAGCAGTTTTCTGAACGAAATCGTTCAGAACGCTGAAACCGGTACCAGCACTATCCTGATCGATGGTCGGGGCGTCATACAGGCTCATCGTGATCAAGCCCTGGTGGAGCGGAATGCCCAGGAACAGGACGCAGCCAAAAAGATCACCATCTTTTCGCTGATGCGGGACGGTGCTGCCGCCGAACAGCTCAAAATCAGCCTGCGGGAACTGGCGGAAAAACGGCAGCAGGTGGCGGTGTTTCCGCTTGAGCTGACAGGGGGGAGGGCGCTGGCCGCTGCGGCCTACATGCCGGAGATCGGCTGGTACAATCTGGTGCTGGTGGATGTCTCCCACGTGCTCGGTTCCGCTACCTTCTACCCGATCATGCTGATCAGTGTGCTCTCGCTGGCCCTGGTCGTCGCCGTCATCGGCTACCAGGTGCACCGTCTGGTGCTGCAGCCGCTCAAGCAACTGAACGACGCCTCCCATGCCGTGGCCGCCGGCACCTATGACGTGGCGCTGCCGGTGCGGCAGCAGGACGAAATTGGTGTCCTGACGGAGAGCTTCAACAGTATGGCCGCCACCGTACGCGACCATACGGCGCACCTCGAAGAACGGGTGCGACAGCGGACCGCGGAATTGACCCGCGTGAACGAACAACTGGAGGCGTCCCAGGCTCGAATCACAGAAAGTCTGCAGTACGCGCGGGTAATCCAGGCTTCCATTCTGCCCGACCCGCGCCGGCTCGACCGGGTTTTCCGGGAATGGTCCGTCCTGTACCAGCCCTGTGATATTGTGGGAGGCGACCTCTACTGGTTGCGGGAACCGCGGGAAGGGATTGCGCTGTTGGCGGTGCTGGACTGCACCGGTCACGGTGTTCCCGGCGCTTTCATGACCATGACCGTGAACGCGGTACTGAACCATATCGTGGACACGGTCTGCGCCGATGATCCGTCCCGTATCCTGCGCGAAACCAGCCGACTGTTGCAGGAGACGTTGCGTCTGCGCCAGGATGGGGACAGCCTGGTCGATGCGGGACTTGACATTGGTCTCTGTTGCATTGACACTGGTCAACACCGCCTTTCCTTTGCCGGTGCCGGTATTTCGCTGTACTGTGTCGAGAACGGCGAACTGCGGGAGATCAGGGGCGATCGTCAGCGGGTGGGGTACAGCGGCAGCGACCCGGCCTTTGTATACCGTACCAGCCACCTCGATCTCACAGCTGCTGCCTGCTTGTACCTGACCACCGACGGCTTTCTGGATGAAGGTGGCGGTCCCCACGGCTACGGCTTCGGCAGCTCCCGCTTTCGTGAACTGCTGACGGAGCAGCCGACACTTCCGCTGGTGCGCCGCACGGAGCTGTTCGAGCAGCGCATCACGGAATGGCGCGGCTCCCGGCGGCAGCGCGACGATATTACGATATTCGGATTTCGACTGTAA
- the holA gene encoding DNA polymerase III subunit delta — protein MNEQELEKQLARNEFQPIYFLYGEEPFLVERAGRLIMDKGVDPAMRDFNLNIYYGGDCRGTEILDTAQTLPMFAERRVVVVRQADKLPAATQEGLLSYLANPCPETCLLFLAAKPDLRRKFFAELKKRPGSLEFKKLYENRLTPFITAEAAGHGKKIESSGAELLAFLVGNNLQELVSQVEKASLYVGNRPAITLEDVRSIVSQSKSFSAFELARFLGEKNLSRAMGTLQAMLQNGEEAPMILGALSSHFRRIWRIRELADRKLPPAEIGAQLKISSYFLGEQLSQAKRYPVGELRDLFERFFRCDLAVKTGAAAATVLQGLLYETCTGGRER, from the coding sequence ATGAACGAACAGGAACTGGAAAAACAGCTGGCCCGGAACGAGTTCCAGCCGATCTACTTTCTCTACGGCGAGGAGCCGTTTCTGGTTGAACGGGCCGGCCGACTGATCATGGACAAGGGCGTGGACCCGGCCATGCGGGATTTCAACCTCAATATCTACTATGGCGGCGACTGCCGGGGCACCGAGATCCTCGATACCGCGCAAACGCTGCCGATGTTTGCCGAGCGCCGGGTCGTGGTGGTCAGGCAGGCTGACAAACTACCGGCCGCCACCCAGGAAGGGCTGCTCTCCTATCTCGCCAACCCTTGTCCTGAAACCTGCTTGTTGTTCCTTGCCGCCAAGCCGGACCTGCGGCGCAAGTTTTTCGCCGAATTGAAGAAGCGGCCGGGCAGCCTTGAGTTCAAAAAGCTGTACGAAAATCGTCTGACCCCCTTCATCACTGCCGAGGCAGCCGGTCACGGCAAGAAAATCGAGAGTTCCGGAGCCGAACTGCTGGCGTTTCTGGTGGGCAACAACCTGCAGGAGCTGGTGTCGCAGGTGGAGAAGGCGAGCCTGTACGTGGGGAACCGTCCTGCCATTACCCTGGAGGATGTACGCAGTATCGTCAGCCAGAGCAAATCGTTCAGCGCCTTTGAACTGGCCCGTTTTCTGGGAGAAAAGAACCTTTCCCGGGCGATGGGCACGCTGCAGGCAATGCTGCAGAACGGCGAGGAAGCCCCGATGATTCTGGGGGCACTGTCCAGCCATTTTCGGCGAATCTGGCGGATACGGGAACTCGCGGACAGGAAGTTGCCACCTGCGGAGATCGGTGCCCAGCTCAAAATATCCAGCTATTTTCTGGGGGAGCAGCTTTCCCAGGCCAAGCGCTACCCAGTCGGCGAGCTGCGGGACCTGTTCGAGCGTTTCTTTCGCTGCGACCTGGCGGTAAAGACCGGTGCCGCGGCGGCAACCGTCCTGCAGGGATTACTGTACGAAACCTGTACCGGGGGGCGGGAGCGCTGA
- a CDS encoding DUF1987 domain-containing protein produces MDALTIPQTPSTPLVRFDESRHTLCIAGESYPENSFAFYTPVLAWLRQYLQQGRKLSLDITVTYLNSSSIKCMLDVLDAMEEAFGKGVDVSIIWRYDLENPRSFELAEEFCEEVTFPFEIVALNK; encoded by the coding sequence ATGGACGCACTTACCATACCGCAGACTCCTTCGACACCGCTTGTCCGGTTCGACGAATCCCGGCATACGCTGTGCATCGCCGGCGAGTCCTATCCGGAGAACTCCTTTGCCTTCTACACACCGGTTCTGGCCTGGCTGCGGCAGTATCTGCAGCAGGGACGGAAGCTCTCTCTTGATATTACGGTGACTTACCTGAACAGCAGCAGCATCAAATGCATGCTGGACGTACTGGACGCCATGGAGGAAGCATTCGGCAAAGGTGTCGATGTCTCGATCATCTGGCGCTACGACCTTGAAAACCCTCGCTCCTTCGAGCTGGCCGAGGAGTTTTGCGAAGAGGTTACCTTCCCCTTTGAGATTGTTGCCCTGAATAAATGA
- a CDS encoding MOSC domain-containing protein: MAQVVAVCISEKKGERKKPVAEVTLRVDHGIVGDAHAGDWHRQVSLLAQESIDKMRALGLEVTTGDFAENITTSGIDLPALPVGSRLQVGEALLEVTQIGKECHTRCAIYYQAGDCVMPKEGIFAKVITAGTVRPGDRVSRI; the protein is encoded by the coding sequence ATGGCACAAGTGGTTGCGGTCTGTATCAGTGAAAAAAAAGGAGAACGCAAGAAACCGGTGGCGGAAGTGACGCTACGGGTTGACCACGGGATCGTGGGGGACGCCCATGCCGGCGACTGGCATCGCCAGGTGAGTCTGCTGGCTCAGGAAAGCATCGACAAGATGCGGGCTTTGGGGCTGGAGGTGACCACCGGTGACTTTGCCGAGAACATCACCACCAGTGGTATTGATCTGCCTGCGCTGCCGGTGGGTAGCAGGCTGCAGGTGGGTGAAGCCCTGCTGGAAGTGACCCAGATCGGCAAGGAGTGTCACACCCGTTGCGCCATCTATTACCAGGCCGGCGACTGCGTCATGCCCAAGGAAGGGATTTTTGCAAAAGTGATCACCGCCGGCACCGTCAGGCCCGGCGACCGGGTCAGCCGGATCTGA